AAACAAATGAAACAGGCGTGTACTGGAGGTCTAGCGAGAATGTCaagtgaagacgaagacgtaCTACACAAATATAGAAAATATGATCCGCCGCCTCAAGAGTTGCCAGTCTACTCGTCCGATGAAGACAGTAGCGGATCATCGATATTGACTGCCAACGCAGAGCCACTCACCGCCAAGGCCGATTTGCTCAAAGTGTTGGACTACATCATCATTGTTGGTAACCGTAACCGATATCAAAGCTTACAAGCAACTAGGGAACAGACTTCGGAGACAACTACGGGGTCAAATGAGCTGTCAGAGATTGAACAAACGGATGATTTTGAGCTTAGTGGAATGCACGCTGATGATTTCCAATTAGACCCGcagagaagaaagaaaagtcgTTTGAGTGCAGCTTTGCTGTGGCCATCGTATGCCGCTTGGGAAGAAACTAACAGAACTGATGCGCTGGATTGCACATGGTGTCATCAATACAGTGACTGTATCGCGTTGCCATACAATAAGGTTCGATCCAAAGAACCACCAGCTTTGAAAGGTTTTTTTTATACGCGCACAGACAGAGATTTGACATTGCGATGCTGGAGGAAAGCTGTTCATGCAGCATCAACAGTCATGGTGCTGGAAGGGGTCAATGGGAATGTGAGGCTTGACCTGACCTCACCCAATTCAGCAGAGAAAGACGCCAAGGAGACATGCCTGAACCTAGGAATAGCTCTTTCGAATCTGAAACCATATACTTGTCCATCTTGTTTCAAGGTCTTCCAAAGTTGCAGAGCCAGGGAATGTCACTTCTGGGGAGAAAATAACCACAGAGGCTGTTGTTGGAGTCTTGTGCACAAGAAAAGACATTCTATTCTGAAAGAAGCCACCAACAAGGAAAGCACCATTTGCCAACACGTCTTGATGAGGTTGATCTTACGCTCAATTCATCAAAAATGTCATCAGTTGCCTAAAATCCTGGATAGGAAATTCATTGTTTGTCTTCTTGGAGCAGCGAGATTGCATCATTTACGTCTCCGACAGACCAGTTCAAAACTTTCCCAATATCCAGGCTC
The Phaeodactylum tricornutum CCAP 1055/1 chromosome 7, whole genome shotgun sequence DNA segment above includes these coding regions:
- a CDS encoding predicted protein; protein product: MSSEDEDVLHKYRKYDPPPQELPVYSSDEDSSGSSILTANAEPLTAKADLLKVLDYIIIVGNRNRYQSLQATREQTSETTTGSNELSEIEQTDDFELSGMHADDFQLDPQRRKKSRLSAALLWPSYAAWEETNRTDALDCTWCHQYSDCIALPYNKVRSKEPPALKGFFYTRTDRDLTLRCWRKAVHAASTVMVLEGVNGNVRLDLTSPNSAEKDAKETCLNLGIALSNLKPYTCPSCFKVFQSCRARECHFWGENNHRGCCWSLVHKKRHSILKEATNKESTICQHVLMRLILRSIHQKCHQLPKILDRKFIVCLLGAARLHHLRLRQTSSKLSQYPGSASLDEHSPDLP